The sequence below is a genomic window from Candidatus Poribacteria bacterium.
TTGATGGTGTAATACTACTGGATAAGAGTATCGTAAACCTTTTAAACTCGTTTGGATTTCTAACAAAAGCAGAGTAGAAACGTGGGTTTCACTTCATTTGCAAACCTTGTAAACTCTTTGAAGATGCTCCAACACCAAAAAGTTTGTTCGCTTGTGGCTATTGATGGACTTGGCGGTGCTGGAAAAAGCACTTTGGCGCGATTGTTGGAAGAACAACTCAGTACTTTGGGTTGGGTCGTGACCGTCGTTAAGCATGATGATTTCTACCTCCCCTCTAATCAACGTGAAAACCAACAAGCGAGGACAATTGGTCGTGACTTTGATTGGGAACGTCTACGCGATCAGGTACTCACTCCTATTAGAGAGGGACGGGCAGCACATTATCAACGGTACGATTGGGAGACAGATGCTCTTGCCGAATGGCATACAATTACTACCTCCGATGTGGTGCTTGTTGAGGGGGTCTATACGATGAGGTGTGAGTTAACAAATCTATACGATTTGAAAATATGGGTGGAATGCCCGAGAGCAATCCGTCTTGTCCGTGGTATTGCGCGAGATGGAGAAAAGGCACGCACCATTTGGGAACAAGATTGGATGCCCCAAGAAGATGACTATGTCAAAACTCATTTGCCTCATGAAAGAGCCGATTTGTCCATAAATGGAGCAAGGTCATATTTACCGATAGATGCCTCCGGTTGAAGTGTATCTCTGGAGACCTTTACTGTAAAACCCTATGAATGACGAAATTACTATTGCCAATCGAACACATTGGGAAGCCGAAGTAATAAAAAAGAACGGCTTTACCATCCCTTGGCTCGACCTTGATAAAGACGATATTCTGAGATATGCTGAGGATCGCCTCGATCCAGTGCCGTATCATCTCTACCAGATCTATCCCGCGTATCTACTCAGAGATGTTGCCCACAAGGACGTGCTGTGTCTCGCCGCAGGTGGCGGGCAACAGTCAGCGGTGTTCGGTCTGCTTGGCGCACGTGTGACTGTGATTGACTTTACGCAGGGTCAACTTGACGGAGATATTGCAGCTGCGAAGCACTACGGCTATCCGGTGAAAACGCGTCGCCTCAACATCCGAGATTTGTCCGCAATTGAAGATGCTTCGTATGACCTCATCTATCAAGGACCTTCTATGAGTTGGGTGCCATCGGTTCATGAAATCTATAGAGGCGTGTCGAGGATTATTCGACCCGGCGGTCAATATCGTGTAGATTTTGGAAATCCTGCCAATCATTTTTGGGAATGGGATGGTGAATTTTACCGTGTCACCGAACCTTATTCTGAACGTATTTCAAGGCATTCAGATGGTGCATTTGACTTTCGGCACTATTTGAGTGATATATTCAACGGACTTCTGGACAACGGTTTTCAGATTGAGCGAGTTGAGGAACGTGCTTGGACGCAGCCAGATATTAATGCTGCGCCGGGAAGTTGGACACATGAAATGGCTTACAACGTGAGTTTCGCCGTTGTCGCGAAGAAAGAGACGTAGCGAAAGAAGGTGGAGGTTTACTGTGGAGGAGTTGAGTATTCGCAAGGCATGTACAAGCGACAGCGAATTCATTTTTACGGTAAAGAAGGCAGCATATAGGGAGTATATAGAACGAGTATGGGGTTGGGATGATACTTATCAACAGGAACGCCATAATAAAGAGTTCGCTTCGCACGATTTTCACATTATCCAGTTTCGTGAAACTGATGTCGGTTTCTTCATCACATCTTCTACTTCCGACACGCTCAAGGTCAATCAGATATTTATTCTTCCTGAATATCAGGGGAGAGGCATCGGTTCCGCGTGCATGACCCGTATTATTGATAATGCCAACCTTGAGCAGATATCTGTGGTGCTTCAAGTGCTAAAGGTCAATACCCGTGGTATTGCCCTCTATCAGCGGTTGGGATTCACAATCGTCGGTGAAGATTCCATATACTTCCAGATGGAAAAATCGCCTGAATAGCAGTAGAAAAATGTTGCCTTCTACCGCTTAGCCCCGTAGCGGGTTTTGCTGGGGTGTTTCTTCAGCATTTGGGCAGAGGTTATTACCACATATGGTGAAAATTCCTAAATTGACCCGTATGGTTGCAGAAGGTCTAATCCCTATAAAACAAACTGCGGCATACAATAGGTTTACTAAACCTGATGGGACCGTGCGGGAAGCGGAGGTTTACTGTGGAGGAGTTGAGTCTTCGCAAGGCACACGCAAACGACAGTGAATTCGTTTTTACCGTAAAGAAGGCGGCATTCCGTGAGTATGTAGAACAGGCCTGGGGTTGGGACGATGGTTATCAGCAGGAACTGCATAATAGGCGGTTCGCTGCGCAGGATGTTTGTATTATCCAGTTTCGTGAGGTGGATGTCGGTTTTTTGGCAATATCTAATACTTTGGATATGTTTAAGGTTAATCAAGTCTATATCCTTCCTGAATACCAAGGCAGAGGCATCGGTTCCGCGTGCATGACACGTATTATTGATAATGCCAATCTTGAACAAAAACCTGTGGTGCTTCAGGTCCTAAAGGTCAATACCCGCGGTATCACCTTCTATCAGCGACTCGGATTCACAATCGTTGGTGAAAGTACGACACACTTTCAGATGGAAAAGTTGCCTGAATAGTTCGATCATACGAGGAAATTATGGCGCAATTCCCCCACAACTATGAAAATGATCTCAAAAATCGCTCCATTCCGAGAGAAGTCGCGGTGAAAGATTTGTCGTCAGAGGAAATTGAGGGTATCACACAAACTGTATTTGTTGCGTCCGAATCCCAACCAGCCGATCTCCTTTTTATCTTTGGGACTTCCACAATTGATGGTGAGGTTTTGGAATCTGTGGCGCGCGATTGTCAGCAGGAGCATTTTCCTAAAGTCATAGTCACCGGTTTGAGTGGGCGGCTCTATTCCGAAACAGGCAAACCTGTAGCACACATAATGCGCGATGAACTCATAACAAGAGGGGTCCCATCAGACGTAATCCTTGTTCAGGACAGGTCAACAAACACACTTGAGGATGTTGCCTTCAGTCTTGATGTATTGGAACAGCATAGCATTTCTCCTGAGAGTATCGCATTTCTGTGCAAGGCGCACCACAGCGGTCGCTGCCTGCGAACCTTGAGAAAATTCTTCCCTTCTCAAACGCTTTCACCTGTTATTTATGTTGCTGAATATGAAGGTGTCAAAGTATCCACAGCGGATTGGTATCAGCACGAAGTATCAAGAGGTCGCGTGTATGGTGAGTACCTACGCATCATAGAATATACAAGGAGGGGCGACATCGCGCATCTTTAAGGTAGCAGGCACACGCCGTGTGCCGTAGCCAGAGCATGGAGTTAAGGTAGCAGGCACACGCCGTGTGCCGTCGCTGGAGCATGTTCATAATGTCTATTGATTTTGTTGAAGCACTCTCCACGAATAATCTAACCGCTATAAAGGCAGCCCCTAAAACCGATGTTCACTGCCATGCGTTCTTCAGCGCACGACGAGGGAATGTCGAGCATTGGCTGGGACACCCCTTAGCCAAACCACCTTCCAAAATGAAAGGCGTTGAGGGGATGATGGAATACGCCGACGCGGTCTTGGCACCTCACATAAAACACCGTGAAGGTTTCGAGTTCGTCGCGGTGTCAGCGATAGACGATGCAATTCAAGATGGCGTTGTTATGCTTGAAATGAGTTTCGACATCCGACTCGCGGACTTCTATCCGAATGGGATAACGGAGCTTTGCGCGTCTATTGAAGCATTAGTTGAGCGGTATAAAGCACAGGTGGATCTGCGTCCAGAGTTGGGCTTTTCTCGTGGAAATGCTGACGACCCAAAGCTAATGGCGTTAGCACACGAAGCGGTGGAATTAGGTTTTTTTCAGTCGATTGATTTATATAGCCGTCAAGAAGTGTGTCCACCAGAGGTTATGAAGCCGTTATTTACAAGAGCACGCGCCGCAGGAATGAAACTGAAAGCGCACGTTGGAGAATTTGAAGACGCGGCGGAAATCCGACGAACAGTCGAAGTCCTTGACTTGGATGAGGTTCAGCACGGTATTGCTGCCGCGGAATCGGTTGAAATCATGCGATGGCTTTCCGAGAATCAGATCCAATTGAATGTATGTCCAACAAGCAACGTGATGTTGGATGGCGTGTCTGATCTCGCCTCACATCCCATCCGCATCTTATTCGACAACGGCGTGCCAGTGACGATTAACACAGACGATCTAATGATATTTGATCAGAGCGTCTCCGAAGAATATCGGAACCTCTACCAAGCGGGTGTTTTTAGTGCTGAAGAGTTAAATGATATTCGACGCGCGTCCCTCACTGGTCTCGGTTAATTAGGAACCTCGCCATTCCGTTGGTGTAAAGGTAATTATGGGCTTTACTACAAATAAAAATTTGACAATGCAAAGTAGGTGTGGTATCATTGACATTAGTATCTAAGATTTATCACCATATTCAGCATTCATGTTGCATTTCACAATTCACCATGTAGAAAAAAGGAATCCTCATAGTGGCGCAGACGCAAAAACCGATTCGCTGGTGGCCTCTTTCTGTTATCCTTAGCCTTGCTGTTTTAGGCATCATAGTCATCTGGATAGTAGAAGCCGGTCATCGCCAAGACAAGGTCTTTTGGATAATCATGGTTGTTATCCTTACAACCTTCCTTGGAGTCTTGTGGCTATTAGGTTTTTCTCGTTTGCGTTGGCGGCTTAAGTTAATTACCCTTGCCATAGTTGCCTTGTGTGTCTTTCTCAGCACTACTCTATTCCAATTCAAAGGATTCAGCGGCGATCTTATCCCTATATTTGAATGGCGATGGCAGGAGAACCCCACGACTTTTCGTCAGGATCCAGACAGCACATCCAATACCGAAATGTCCGCGATGGACTACCCGCAATTCCTCGGGCAGCATCGGAATGGTGTTGTGTCAGGTATCCAGTTAAATCTTGATTGGGACACGCATCCACCAAAACTTGTTTGGCGACAACCGGTTGGTGCAGGCTGGTCAGGCTTTGCAGTCGTTGGCAATTCAGCAATTACACAAGAACAGGAAGACGACTGGGAAAAAGTGGTCTGTTATGAATTACACACCGGCACCATAAAATGGAGTCATCAAGACCGGGCGCGCTACAATGCTCCTCCTGCAGGACTCGGACCACGAGCGACACCAACTATCTCAGAAAATCGAGTTTATACTGTCGGTTCGACAGGAATCCTTAACTGTCTGGACTTTGAAACTGGTGACCAGCTCTGGACAACAAATATCTTTGAAGAGAACAAAGCGGAACCACCGCCTTGGGGTGTCAGCATTTCGCCGCTCGTTTTCAATGAGCTTGTTATCGTCAGTGCCGGTGGTGCAGTCGCATATCACAAAGAGACAGGCGAAATGGTATGGACAGGTTACCGAACACAAAGCGGTTATAGTTCACCACTCGTGACAACGCTATTAGACACCGAACAAATTGTGCTTTTCAACCAAGGTTTAATTACCGCCCATGAACCACTCACTGGCGAACTTTTGTGGAAACAGCCGTGGGTCAAGTCTTATGCGGAATGTGTCGCACAGCCAGTCCCGATTTCTGATGATACGCTTCTTGTCTCAACCGGTTATGGTGCCGGTGCTAAGCTTTATCAGCTCTCGCGTAACCCCACCGGTGAATTTGACGTTTCCATTATATGGGAAACGATAAATCTTAAAGCAAAATTCACCAATATTATTTATTACGAAGGCTATCTGTACGGGCTTGACGACGGTATCTTCGCTTGCATAAATCCAGCCGATGGCACACGTCAATGGAAACGCGGTAGATATGGACATGGACAGACCCTCTTAATTTCGGATGCTCTGCTGGTACTCACCGAATCAGGCGATGTTGTGCTTGTCGAAGCTAACCCAAAACACCATATTGAGCATGCGCGTTTTGCGGTATTAACAGGTAAGACATGGAACACTCCAGCACTTGCGGGTCGTTACCTTCTTGTACGGAATGATCGCGAGGCAGCGTGCTATGAATTACCAGTGATACACACGAACTAATTCGTAAGGCTGATATACGCTTGCCCTTATAATATTTATATTCTATAGATTAAAAATCGTCATTTTTCATTTTTAAATTCCCTTGAAGCCTTATGCACACCGATCCCGGCAGCATAAGGTATTTTTTTGCAGTCTTTCTGAAATTATGCAACCTTTCAGTTAACAAATCGCGTCATTATAGTAAAATCCGAAAATATGTTTACACTTGTCGCATCAACCTTGTAGTAGTATAAGACGCGACAGAACATGTAGATTCAAAGTTGAGTATAGTTACGGATTATGTATATGGAATTCGTTAAAGCACTCTCCACAGATAACGTAACCGCTATAAAAGCAGCCCCTAAAACCGATGTTCACTCCCATTCTTTCTTAAGTACACGTCGAGAGAATGCAGAGCACTGGTTGGGACACCCTCTAACCAAACCACCGCTCAAAATGAAAGGACTTGAGGGAATGCATGCGTACATAGACGAGGCCTTAGCACCTCACTTAGACCACCGCCAAGGTTTTGAGTTCATCGCGGAGGCAGCGATAAATGATGCCGTCCAAGATGGTGTTGTTAGACTTGAAATGAGTTTCGACATCCGGTTGCTTAAGTTTTATCCAGGTGGGTTGACCGAACTTCGTTCATTTATTGAAGCGTTAGTTGAACAGTATCGAGAGAAGGTTGATTTGCGCCCAGAACTCGGCTTTGCACGAGAGTGTGCAAACGATCCAAAATGGATGAAATCGGCACACGAAGCAATAGAATTAGACATATTTCAGTCGATAGATCTGTATAGCCATCAAGAGGCATGTGCGCCTGAAGCCGTCCAATCCTTATATGCCAAAGCGCGCGCCGCAGGAATGAAACTCAAGGCACATGTTGGAGAATTCGGAGAGGCAGAAGAGGTCCGGCGAACGGTCGAAGTCCTTGACTTAGACGAAGTCCAACACGGTATCGGTGCCGCGGAATCGGTTGAAGTCATGCGATGGCTTTCCGAGAATCGGATCCAATTGAATGTATGTCCAACAAGTAACGTGATGTTGGATGCTGTCCCCGATCTCGCCTCACATCCCATCCGCACCTTATTTGACAACGGCGTGCCAGTGACAATCAACACAGACGATCTAATGATATTCGGTCAAAGCGTCTCTGAAGAATATCGGAACCTCTACCAAGCCAGTGTCTTCAGTGTGCAGGAGTTAGACGATATTCGGCGTGCATCCCTCGCGACTGTAGCGGCGAGGTTACCTCGTCCCTACGTAAAGGAGGAATGAACTGTGTCTAACACACAGAAATGGCAAATTCGACAAGCTTTACCCAGTGAAGTTGAACACTTGAGCGGACTTGCCTTCCGATCTAAGTCATATTGGGGCTATTCCGATCAATTTATGAAAGCATGCCTTGAAGAACTTACGGTTGACGAGTGTCATATTGAGAACAACCCTACTTTTGTGATTGAAGCTGTAGGAAACGCAGTAGGGTTCTATTCCTTAGAACGCATCTCTGCTGCCGAAGTAGAGTTGAGTTTCCTATTTGTTGACCCTGCCTTTATTGGAAAAGGTTACGGTCGAAAGTTAATAACGCATGCACAAGAACAAGCGCGGCACCTCGGATATAATAAAATGATTATTCAAGGAGATCCGAACGCTGAACGATTTTATCGCTCAGCGGGCGGCTTGCTGGTCAGCACAAGGAAGTCAGCAAGTATTCCCAACCGTGAACTACCTATATTCTGTATCAATCTGAGAGAATCAGACGAAAATCCCATTGGATAGGCATGTATAAGGCGTATGCTTCCAGACTTGCTATGGTTACTCGACTCGTGGTTGTCTTGCAGATGGATTTCTTTGTAAACGGACGCTTGAGTCTTTCAACGGCAGTTCAATCCGCGCGCCGTTGTGTAGATGTGATTCAATGATGCCAAAAATCAGTTCAGTGCTGGCATAAGCACACCGGACACCACCGCGGGTCGGTTCCCCTGTGTCTAATGAGTGAACAAGGTCTTTAACCAAGTTTGCTGTGCTACTGGTCCGTTCAAATTCAGGAAAGGTTTCAGGGACCTGACACGTCCGCCACCCGGGGACATCTTGCCGTTTACGGAGATGCCACTGCCAACCGTTGTTCCAACATGTAACGGTTCCCCCATCACAAATTGCTTCCCATTCACTACCCCGTGGTGTTAGCAAGGCATGTGCCGTCACACCATTCTCAAACTGAATTGTTCCGCCACCAGACGGATCAACGCGCATCTCATTTCCATCAAAAACTGAATCGCCTTGTGGAAGATAACCTGTAACCCAACTCGCAGCCGCATCGCTATTCAGACGTAAAATTAGGTCAAGATGATGGCTGGCTGAGTTGAAAAGTGTAGCGTTTGAATAGATAATTAGGGTTCGGAGTTTACCAATTTCACCACTGTCGATAATCTCCTTCATCTTATCAAAACCTGTATGCCACCGACGGTTTGTGCCAAGGTTGAAGGCGACATTGTTTCCTTCAACCGCAGATACCATTGCTGCTGCTTCGTCCATAGAAGCCGCCATCGCCTTTTCCGCGTAAATGGCTTTCACACCGTGCTCCGCTGCGTAAACAACAATTTCTGCGCGATGCTCCGGTTGTGTGGCAACACTGACGATATCCGGCTGTTCTTTTTCAAGCATGTCACGATAATCGGTGTATTGGTTCGCTTTTGGGACATTATATCGGTTCCCAAAATGTTCCATGACTTCTGGACGAAGATCAGCACACGCAACAAGGTCAGTTCGTTCTTCAGCAAAAAAGCCTGCAGCATGGGAATAAGGCAACTTAATCGCTTCATAGTCGGGGACTTCGTTATCAATAAATGCACCCATCCGGCTACAACCGATAACAGCGGCACGATACGTTTTCATCTGTATTCTCCTTATCCTGAGTAAAATGATTCGGTGAGTCCTTCTATCACACTCGATCAATTGTTCACTTGATTAGGACTTACGCATTTCCTATTAAAGTCCCCCTGATAAGGGGGATTTAGGGGGTTTAAAGGACGGAAATTACCGCTTTTTGCGTCTAAACGTCCGATATTTACGCAATGTGCGTAAGTCCTGTTGGGAAAAGAATAACCAATTTCGTGCAACACGTCAAGAAAAATCAGTCTAATTTTTTCTTGACACACAGAGATGAATCATGTATCCTTTGACTTTTTACAAATGTCAGGTTCGTTGCAGCGAAAGAGCCTTGAATCGTTTACGTGATGCCGCCCAAAGTGCATCCAAAATTGCATGTAGGTGAAAGATTATTACGTTTTATCATCGTCTTAACGAACACCGCCTTGAATCCTTCGCGAAAATTCGCGGTGATTTGGAGGCAGAGAAAACAAAGGTAATTGAAACGTATGGCAATGTCTGTTTATGCTGGCACAACTTTAATAGAAGCACAAAAAATTGTTGAAGGTGATTACGCAGCTTTTGATTGGCGGGAGCGTGTCGCCTATCGCAAGGTGTATCTTGGCATGAACCCAGCCATTCGGGATGCCGAAAATGCGCTTGACAACGACACGGACAAACCTGTCGTTGTCGCACTGCTACTCAAATCGGAGAAGATGCTTGTCAAAAATAGGGTCAAGCATCTCAGTGCCATCAAAACCGCACGAATTATACCGGACGAGGAACTTCTCAAACGGACAGGCTATCTCTTTGATAACGAAAAATTGGTTGGGCTTCCCGAAGGGGTTGTGATGCGTGCGAGCAATGGTGTTTACCTTGTGCAGTGCGATGTGAATCAATATCAATGTTCGCTACGCGGAAAACGAGATGCGTTTAGCAGAAATCAGCAGGTCTATGTCGGGGATCGCGTCAAAATTCAAGTGGTTGATGAAAGGCATGGGGTCATTGCAGCCGTTATGCGTCGCAAGCGTCAATACAAACGCAAGGGAACACAATCTAAAGGGGTTATTCTCATTCCGAATCTTGATGGACTTGTCATTGTTTCTTCCGTAAAAGAGCCACCCATCTGGCAGCGAATGCTGGATAAATTCCTTGTTATCGCCGAAGCATCAAGGATTGAGCCACTTGTCTGTTTTAATAAAATTGATATGCTTGAAAACCGTTCAGAAGTAGACGCGATGGTCACACTTTACGAGAAAATCGGTTATCCGGCAATCCTCACAAGTGCAACAACCGGTGAAGGAATCGAGGATTTGAAAGCGTGGATGAAGGGGAGGACTTCTGCACTCTCTGGGTTGTCAGGCGTTGGAAAATCCTCGCTCTTGAATGCCATACAGCCCGGTTTGAAATTGAAGACGAACGCAGTGAATCCGAAACGAGGCGGAAGGCACACGACCGCTGCAACCCAACTTTACAAATTGGATTTGGGTGGTTTTATCGCCGATACGCCGGGGCTTCGCGAGTTGCACTTTTACGACATCGAGCCTCGCTTAATGGACCGCTATTTTCCAGAGATGAATTCGCTCCGAGAGCATTGTAAAAAAGGTTCCTGCACGCATACTTATGAGGAAGGTTGTGCGGTGGAGATGGCGTTGAAGAGAGGGAACATCTCGAAGTTTCGGTATCAGAGTTACTGTGAATTTCAAAAATCGAACGATTATAGTAAAACCCGAAAGTAAGAGGGCACTTTCGGAAACACAAAACACCTCACCGCTGCTGGCGAGGTTTGGAACCTCGCCAGCAAAGAAAGCTTCGTGAGTCCTGAACTATTTCACTATGGAGGGCAATCTATGCATACAAAACTCTGCATTATGACCGCTTACGCCGATGAAACCTTAGCACTACTCAACGTCTTGGGGCAGGATGTCGATGGTTCAGTTGATTGGAACAGTAGACTGCAGTTTGAAGGCGTTGATGGAGACAAGCAATGGGTTGTCATGCAGTCAGGCATGGGCAAAGTCCGTGCGGCATCAATGTGCCAGATGATAATAGACACGTATCAAGTGGATACCTTCTTCGAGTTCGGGTTTGCTGGTGGTTTAGTCGATACCTTGAATATCGGAGACATTGTAGTAATTACCGGTGTCTCTGAACACGACGTGCCAAATAGACCCGAAATTCAGCGTGAACAAGAGACATGGCGGGAACGTTTGTTTCAGACTTCTGCATCGTCAATAAGCAAATTTGCAACGACGCTATCAACCAACCCCAATGTTACGATTACAAAATCCTCTGTAATTTGCGGCGATATGGACATCTATAATCGTGAGGTAAGGGACAAGATTGCCAAAGAGAGCG
It includes:
- a CDS encoding uridine kinase: MLQHQKVCSLVAIDGLGGAGKSTLARLLEEQLSTLGWVVTVVKHDDFYLPSNQRENQQARTIGRDFDWERLRDQVLTPIREGRAAHYQRYDWETDALAEWHTITTSDVVLVEGVYTMRCELTNLYDLKIWVECPRAIRLVRGIARDGEKARTIWEQDWMPQEDDYVKTHLPHERADLSINGARSYLPIDASG
- a CDS encoding methyltransferase domain-containing protein; the encoded protein is MNDEITIANRTHWEAEVIKKNGFTIPWLDLDKDDILRYAEDRLDPVPYHLYQIYPAYLLRDVAHKDVLCLAAGGGQQSAVFGLLGARVTVIDFTQGQLDGDIAAAKHYGYPVKTRRLNIRDLSAIEDASYDLIYQGPSMSWVPSVHEIYRGVSRIIRPGGQYRVDFGNPANHFWEWDGEFYRVTEPYSERISRHSDGAFDFRHYLSDIFNGLLDNGFQIERVEERAWTQPDINAAPGSWTHEMAYNVSFAVVAKKET
- a CDS encoding N-acetyltransferase, giving the protein MEELSIRKACTSDSEFIFTVKKAAYREYIERVWGWDDTYQQERHNKEFASHDFHIIQFRETDVGFFITSSTSDTLKVNQIFILPEYQGRGIGSACMTRIIDNANLEQISVVLQVLKVNTRGIALYQRLGFTIVGEDSIYFQMEKSPE
- a CDS encoding N-acetyltransferase, which encodes MEELSLRKAHANDSEFVFTVKKAAFREYVEQAWGWDDGYQQELHNRRFAAQDVCIIQFREVDVGFLAISNTLDMFKVNQVYILPEYQGRGIGSACMTRIIDNANLEQKPVVLQVLKVNTRGITFYQRLGFTIVGESTTHFQMEKLPE
- a CDS encoding YdcF family protein, with product MAQFPHNYENDLKNRSIPREVAVKDLSSEEIEGITQTVFVASESQPADLLFIFGTSTIDGEVLESVARDCQQEHFPKVIVTGLSGRLYSETGKPVAHIMRDELITRGVPSDVILVQDRSTNTLEDVAFSLDVLEQHSISPESIAFLCKAHHSGRCLRTLRKFFPSQTLSPVIYVAEYEGVKVSTADWYQHEVSRGRVYGEYLRIIEYTRRGDIAHL
- a CDS encoding adenosine deaminase; the encoded protein is MSIDFVEALSTNNLTAIKAAPKTDVHCHAFFSARRGNVEHWLGHPLAKPPSKMKGVEGMMEYADAVLAPHIKHREGFEFVAVSAIDDAIQDGVVMLEMSFDIRLADFYPNGITELCASIEALVERYKAQVDLRPELGFSRGNADDPKLMALAHEAVELGFFQSIDLYSRQEVCPPEVMKPLFTRARAAGMKLKAHVGEFEDAAEIRRTVEVLDLDEVQHGIAAAESVEIMRWLSENQIQLNVCPTSNVMLDGVSDLASHPIRILFDNGVPVTINTDDLMIFDQSVSEEYRNLYQAGVFSAEELNDIRRASLTGLG
- a CDS encoding PQQ-binding-like beta-propeller repeat protein encodes the protein MAQTQKPIRWWPLSVILSLAVLGIIVIWIVEAGHRQDKVFWIIMVVILTTFLGVLWLLGFSRLRWRLKLITLAIVALCVFLSTTLFQFKGFSGDLIPIFEWRWQENPTTFRQDPDSTSNTEMSAMDYPQFLGQHRNGVVSGIQLNLDWDTHPPKLVWRQPVGAGWSGFAVVGNSAITQEQEDDWEKVVCYELHTGTIKWSHQDRARYNAPPAGLGPRATPTISENRVYTVGSTGILNCLDFETGDQLWTTNIFEENKAEPPPWGVSISPLVFNELVIVSAGGAVAYHKETGEMVWTGYRTQSGYSSPLVTTLLDTEQIVLFNQGLITAHEPLTGELLWKQPWVKSYAECVAQPVPISDDTLLVSTGYGAGAKLYQLSRNPTGEFDVSIIWETINLKAKFTNIIYYEGYLYGLDDGIFACINPADGTRQWKRGRYGHGQTLLISDALLVLTESGDVVLVEANPKHHIEHARFAVLTGKTWNTPALAGRYLLVRNDREAACYELPVIHTN
- a CDS encoding GNAT family N-acetyltransferase, which encodes MSNTQKWQIRQALPSEVEHLSGLAFRSKSYWGYSDQFMKACLEELTVDECHIENNPTFVIEAVGNAVGFYSLERISAAEVELSFLFVDPAFIGKGYGRKLITHAQEQARHLGYNKMIIQGDPNAERFYRSAGGLLVSTRKSASIPNRELPIFCINLRESDENPIG
- a CDS encoding Gfo/Idh/MocA family oxidoreductase, giving the protein MKTYRAAVIGCSRMGAFIDNEVPDYEAIKLPYSHAAGFFAEERTDLVACADLRPEVMEHFGNRYNVPKANQYTDYRDMLEKEQPDIVSVATQPEHRAEIVVYAAEHGVKAIYAEKAMAASMDEAAAMVSAVEGNNVAFNLGTNRRWHTGFDKMKEIIDSGEIGKLRTLIIYSNATLFNSASHHLDLILRLNSDAAASWVTGYLPQGDSVFDGNEMRVDPSGGGTIQFENGVTAHALLTPRGSEWEAICDGGTVTCWNNGWQWHLRKRQDVPGWRTCQVPETFPEFERTSSTANLVKDLVHSLDTGEPTRGGVRCAYASTELIFGIIESHLHNGARIELPLKDSSVRLQRNPSARQPRVE
- the rsgA gene encoding ribosome small subunit-dependent GTPase A, producing the protein MAMSVYAGTTLIEAQKIVEGDYAAFDWRERVAYRKVYLGMNPAIRDAENALDNDTDKPVVVALLLKSEKMLVKNRVKHLSAIKTARIIPDEELLKRTGYLFDNEKLVGLPEGVVMRASNGVYLVQCDVNQYQCSLRGKRDAFSRNQQVYVGDRVKIQVVDERHGVIAAVMRRKRQYKRKGTQSKGVILIPNLDGLVIVSSVKEPPIWQRMLDKFLVIAEASRIEPLVCFNKIDMLENRSEVDAMVTLYEKIGYPAILTSATTGEGIEDLKAWMKGRTSALSGLSGVGKSSLLNAIQPGLKLKTNAVNPKRGGRHTTAATQLYKLDLGGFIADTPGLRELHFYDIEPRLMDRYFPEMNSLREHCKKGSCTHTYEEGCAVEMALKRGNISKFRYQSYCEFQKSNDYSKTRK
- a CDS encoding 5'-methylthioadenosine/S-adenosylhomocysteine nucleosidase; amino-acid sequence: MHTKLCIMTAYADETLALLNVLGQDVDGSVDWNSRLQFEGVDGDKQWVVMQSGMGKVRAASMCQMIIDTYQVDTFFEFGFAGGLVDTLNIGDIVVITGVSEHDVPNRPEIQREQETWRERLFQTSASSISKFATTLSTNPNVTITKSSVICGDMDIYNREVRDKIAKESGAVAVNWESSAIVDVCAINNIKYVGIRIISDLCIEEDSGPIPEERIERLHKSTNAYVKALVNFNKYC